In a single window of the Leptospira sanjuanensis genome:
- the clpX gene encoding ATP-dependent Clp protease ATP-binding subunit ClpX has product MAKKTPGTNGKQKLFCSFCGKEQDAVKRLVAGPGVYICDECISLCNEIIAEDHDHTHEKSEVFSEVPSPADIKTILDQYVIGQDHAKKALSVAVYNHYKRVNLKEKKSDIEIEKSNILLIGPTGSGKTLLAQTLARIIKVPFAIVDATALTEAGYVGEDVENIILKLIQNADNDIKKAEVGIIYIDEVDKIARKSDSASITRDVSGEGVQQALLKIIEGTVANVPPQGGRKHPHQEYLQVDTKNILFILGGAFVDLPNIIKSRTGVKTIGFGSEEQRIQADSKDSLMEQVIPEDLIKFGLIPEFIGRLPIVATLQELDVDMLKQIFREPKNSVLKQYTRLLELENVKLTFREDAIDKIAELAIKRESGARGLRAIVENIMLDLMFDIPSRKDIEEVIITAEVITDRVTPTLVLKKESKIA; this is encoded by the coding sequence TTGGCTAAGAAAACACCGGGAACCAACGGTAAACAAAAACTATTCTGCTCTTTCTGCGGAAAGGAACAGGATGCAGTAAAACGTTTAGTCGCCGGACCTGGTGTTTATATCTGTGACGAATGTATTTCTCTCTGTAACGAAATCATCGCAGAAGATCACGATCATACTCACGAGAAGTCGGAAGTATTCAGCGAGGTTCCAAGTCCCGCCGATATCAAGACGATTTTGGATCAATATGTGATCGGACAGGATCACGCAAAAAAAGCCCTTTCCGTTGCGGTTTACAACCACTACAAACGAGTGAATCTCAAAGAAAAGAAATCCGATATCGAAATCGAAAAATCGAATATTCTTTTGATCGGACCGACCGGAAGCGGAAAAACTCTTCTGGCACAAACACTTGCAAGAATCATCAAGGTTCCGTTCGCGATCGTGGACGCAACCGCTTTGACCGAAGCCGGTTACGTGGGTGAGGATGTGGAGAACATCATTCTCAAGTTGATTCAAAACGCGGACAATGACATCAAAAAAGCGGAAGTAGGAATCATCTACATCGACGAGGTCGATAAGATCGCGCGAAAATCCGACAGCGCTTCCATTACGAGAGACGTAAGCGGAGAAGGCGTTCAACAAGCTCTTTTAAAAATCATCGAAGGAACTGTCGCAAACGTTCCTCCCCAAGGCGGAAGAAAACATCCGCATCAGGAATACTTGCAAGTTGATACGAAGAACATTCTGTTTATCCTCGGAGGAGCCTTTGTGGATCTTCCGAATATTATCAAGTCCAGAACCGGCGTAAAAACGATCGGTTTCGGCTCGGAAGAACAAAGAATCCAAGCAGACAGCAAGGATTCTTTGATGGAACAGGTGATCCCGGAAGATTTGATTAAGTTCGGATTGATCCCGGAGTTTATCGGGAGACTTCCGATCGTTGCGACTCTGCAAGAGTTGGACGTGGATATGCTCAAGCAAATCTTCCGCGAACCGAAGAACTCCGTTCTCAAACAATACACTCGTCTTCTCGAACTCGAAAACGTGAAACTTACCTTCCGCGAAGATGCGATCGACAAGATCGCAGAACTCGCGATCAAACGGGAATCCGGTGCGAGGGGGCTCAGAGCAATCGTGGAAAACATCATGCTGGATCTGATGTTCGATATTCCTTCCCGCAAGGACATCGAAGAAGTCATCATCACGGCGGAAGTAATCACGGACCGAGTGACCCCGACGTTAGTTCTCAAAAAAGAATCCAAAATCGCATAA
- the clpP gene encoding ATP-dependent Clp endopeptidase proteolytic subunit ClpP, with protein sequence MSVIPYVIEQTSRGERSYDIFSRLLKDRIIFLGNAINDDYANVITAQLLFLEAENPERDIYLYLNSPGGYVSSGLAIYDTMQYIKPDVRTLCLGQASSMAALLLAGGAAGKRSALPNSRIMMHQPMGGATGQASDIEIQAREVLKLKEILNSIYHKHTGKSVEQIQKDTERNFYMTAEEAKNYGIIDTVIQIDRKQA encoded by the coding sequence ATGAGTGTAATCCCGTATGTGATCGAGCAGACGAGTAGAGGGGAAAGATCCTATGATATTTTTTCCCGCCTTTTAAAAGATAGAATCATCTTTCTCGGGAATGCAATCAACGACGATTATGCGAACGTAATTACGGCGCAGTTGTTATTCCTCGAGGCGGAAAACCCCGAAAGAGACATTTATCTTTATCTCAATTCTCCCGGCGGATATGTTTCTTCCGGTCTTGCAATTTATGATACAATGCAGTATATTAAACCGGATGTAAGAACGCTTTGTTTGGGACAGGCTTCTTCCATGGCTGCTCTGCTTCTTGCGGGAGGGGCGGCTGGAAAACGTTCCGCGCTTCCGAATTCAAGAATCATGATGCACCAGCCTATGGGCGGAGCGACCGGACAGGCGAGCGATATCGAGATCCAAGCGAGAGAGGTTCTCAAGCTGAAGGAAATTCTCAACTCCATTTACCACAAACATACGGGAAAGAGTGTTGAGCAAATTCAGAAGGATACCGAAAGAAACTTTTATATGACCGCGGAAGAAGCGAAGAATTACGGAATCATCGACACCGTCATTCAGATCGACCGCAAACAGGCTTAA
- the tig gene encoding trigger factor: MDYKTKKNSNATVDIKLTFEASDIEKAFDKTYAEKQKDVKIPGFRQGKAPLNLVKKQLGDAVASDAINNLIIDGMTSILTKLEHPMVRFPKFEIQDYQPGKTLVATAVYETNPEVTLGKYKKVKVKLPEVNVTDSDVAEEIEAIRKQLARKQLKEEGQVAVSGDIIDMEYTVHETGQEPKNASNTSNDYHLGHESNLKGFDENLYGLKSGDKKEFSHKFPDDYSQNEVAGKTFEYSVTIKALYANILPSVDDDLASEFDGSESLNALKDKIRKNLKERFEEGIRNKKMEEIYKEVIDDSKYIFPESYVKEESEHVFHNMIHEFRLPHITMEKYAEMIKKDLKEVQESFKNLAETRLKHFFTRQKIAQTENITYSDADFDADLEKLASSYQISLSDLKKELEKGKLMDNYRENFFAKKVDDTLFDLVEKKYTDKLSIAQVKDYLNQKEEQKA, from the coding sequence TGTGAAAATTCCGGGCTTCCGTCAAGGAAAGGCTCCTCTCAACTTGGTAAAGAAACAACTCGGAGACGCGGTTGCGAGTGACGCGATCAACAATCTCATCATCGATGGGATGACTTCCATTCTTACCAAACTCGAACACCCGATGGTTCGTTTTCCGAAATTCGAAATCCAAGACTATCAACCGGGAAAAACTCTCGTCGCTACCGCGGTGTATGAAACCAACCCCGAAGTCACCCTCGGAAAATACAAAAAAGTAAAAGTAAAACTTCCCGAAGTAAACGTAACCGATTCCGACGTTGCGGAGGAGATCGAGGCGATTCGCAAACAACTCGCTCGCAAACAACTCAAGGAAGAAGGGCAGGTGGCCGTTTCCGGAGATATTATCGATATGGAATATACGGTCCATGAAACAGGCCAGGAACCGAAAAATGCGAGCAATACTTCCAACGACTATCACCTGGGTCACGAAAGCAATCTGAAGGGATTCGACGAGAATCTCTACGGACTCAAATCCGGTGACAAGAAGGAATTCTCCCATAAATTTCCGGATGATTATTCCCAAAACGAAGTCGCCGGTAAAACCTTCGAATATTCCGTTACGATTAAGGCTTTGTACGCGAACATCCTTCCGTCCGTGGACGACGATCTGGCTTCCGAGTTCGACGGTTCCGAGTCGTTAAACGCGCTCAAGGATAAGATCCGCAAGAATCTGAAGGAACGTTTCGAAGAGGGAATCCGCAATAAAAAGATGGAGGAGATTTACAAGGAAGTCATCGACGATTCCAAGTATATCTTCCCGGAGTCTTACGTGAAGGAAGAATCGGAGCACGTGTTCCACAACATGATCCACGAATTCAGACTTCCTCATATTACGATGGAAAAATACGCCGAGATGATCAAAAAGGATCTGAAGGAAGTTCAAGAATCCTTTAAGAATTTGGCGGAAACCCGTCTCAAACACTTCTTTACCCGCCAAAAAATCGCGCAAACCGAGAATATCACCTATTCCGATGCGGATTTTGATGCAGATTTAGAAAAACTTGCGTCAAGTTACCAAATTTCCCTGTCCGATCTTAAAAAAGAGCTGGAAAAGGGAAAACTCATGGATAATTATCGAGAGAATTTTTTCGCAAAAAAGGTGGATGATACCCTCTTTGATCTTGTAGAAAAGAAATACACTGACAAATTGAGTATTGCGCAAGTGAAAGACTATCTGAACCAAAAGGAAGAACAGAAAGCATGA